Proteins from one Hoplias malabaricus isolate fHopMal1 chromosome 2, fHopMal1.hap1, whole genome shotgun sequence genomic window:
- the epd gene encoding ependymin, with product MMRSSELICLLFCCLCAAASASSSRQPCQTPYLTSGLLSVTSTGGHDIAAGDFNYDSTAKKLRFVEKENHSNKTTHMDVLIHFEEGVMYEMDSKNESCKKQTLKYRRHAMELPSDATHESETYLGSLSKSEQGLRVRSWNGKLPDLHANYTMLTTSCGCLTVSFSYHSEKTDLSFSFMNVETEVDDSHVFVPPTYCDGVALEDAPDDHSFFDLFHD from the exons ATGATGCGTTCCAGTGAGCTGATCTGCCTTCTGTTCTGCTGCCTGTGTGCGGCTGCCTCGGCGTCCTCCAGTCGCCAGCCCTGCC AGACACCATATTTGACCAGTGGCTTACTGAGTGTG acatccACTGGTGGTCATGACATCGCTGCGGGAGACTTCAATTACGATTCCACAGCCAAGAAGCTTCGCTTCgtagagaaagaaaaccactcaaacaaaaccacccaCATGGATGTGCTCATTCACTTTGAGGAG GGTGTAATGTATGAGATGGACAGTAAGAATGAGAGCTGTAAGAAGCAGACACTGAAATACCGCAGGCATGCCATGGAGCTGCCCTCCGATGCCACCCACGAGAGTGAGACGTACCTGGGTAGCCTCTCTAAATCTGAGCAGGGTCTGAGAGTCCGCTCCTGGAACGGAAAACTGCCTGATCTTCATG CCAACTACACCATGCTGACCACATCCTGTGGGTGCCTCACTGTTTCCTTTTCCTACCACAGCGAGAAAACAGACCTCTCCTTCAG tttcatgAACGTGGAGACGGAGGTTGATGACTCTCACGTCTTTGTTCCCCCGACCTACTGTGATGGTGTGGCTTTAGAGGACGCTCCCGATGACCACAGCTTCTTTGACCTGTTCCATGACTGA